GCTGTTTGCGGTGGAGAAGGCGGGCGAGGACCCGGTGGAGCACGTGAAGCAAATGCTGGCCACCAAGAAGAAAGTCCCTGGCTTCGGCCACCGCGTCTATCACACCGAGGACCCGCGAGCCACGCACCTGCGCAAGATGTCGGAGGACCTGGGCAAGACGAGCGGCAACTCCAAGTGGTTCGAGTGGTCCCGCGCCATCGAGCTGTACATCAACCGCGAGAAGAAACTGAACGCCAACGTGGATTTCTACTCGGCCTCCACTTACACCACGCTGGGCATCGACGTGGACCTGTTCACGCCCATCTTCGCCGTGTCGCGCATCTCGGGCTGGGCGGCGCACGTTATCGAGCAGCTCGACGACAACCGGCTCATCCGCCCGCGCGCCGACTACGTCGGCCCCAAGTACCCCAACCCTTACGTGCCCATCGAGCGCCGCTAAGCGGGCGGCCTTGCAGGCGTAAAATAGACCCTATGCGCCGGGTGTATCTCGACAACAACGCGACCACGCCCGTTCTCCCCGAGGTGCTGGAGGCGATGCGGCCGTACTTTGCCGAGCAGTTCGGCAATGCCTCGTCCATCCACCACCATGGGCAGCAGACGCGGGCGGCGGTGGAGCGCGCGCGCGAGTCAGTGGCGGAACTGCTCGGCTGCCGCGCCGCCGAGGTCGTCTTCACCAGCGGAGGCACGGAGGCGGACAACCTCGCGCTTTTCGGTCTGGTGGAGAAGGGCGACCACGTG
This region of Terriglobales bacterium genomic DNA includes:
- a CDS encoding aminotransferase class V-fold PLP-dependent enzyme, which translates into the protein MRRVYLDNNATTPVLPEVLEAMRPYFAEQFGNASSIHHHGQQTRAAVERARESVAELLGCRAAEVVFTSGGTEADNLALFGLVEKGDHV